In one Tachysurus vachellii isolate PV-2020 chromosome 24, HZAU_Pvac_v1, whole genome shotgun sequence genomic region, the following are encoded:
- the LOC132839332 gene encoding macrophage mannose receptor 1-like — protein sequence MRNIPDMSHEWGFVILVFSVICGTGAYIPHRYHFVNENKTWTEAQTYCRVNYTDLATISNMGEMKKLNHTLMKENAKKAWIGLQRAGPGRWMWSLEDQTFYRDGVTYTNWNSGEPNNAQGNEYCVTCNKDNTLWNDNKCKTLYLFVCYKEKKTNNIKYELIKDKKSWYDAQTYCRENYIDLVSVRNQTENDEIKKVAQHLKCEASQQPTKDCEENIWIGLFNDSWNWSDQRNSTFRYWSSDKPSGSLNCSAVSESEQRYWTDVDCTEKLPFICHENKLILIKENKTWKEALIYCRNHHHDLVSVRSEEMQLWVKEVTQNASTEHVWLGLRHTCALGFWYWVNGEMICYQNWAPGNGTGLEDCSHEERTGAVQSRGDQKWISLPQSQTLNFICSTYEGLSV from the exons ATGCGAAACATTCCAG acaTGAGTCATGAATGGGGTTTTGTTATCCTGGTCTTCTCAG tTATATGTGGTACAGGAGCATATATTCCTCATCGCTATCACTTTGTGAATGAGAATAAAACCTGGACTGAAGCTCAGACTTACTGCAGAGTGAATTACACTGATCTGGCAACCATCAGCAACATGGGAGAGATGAAGAAGCTGAATCACACACTGATGAAGGAAAATGCAAAGAAAGCTTGGATTGGTCTACAGAGAGCAGGACCTGGGAGATGGATGTGGTCTCTGGAAGACCAAACTTTCTACAGAGACGGAGTCACTTACACAAACTGGAATAGTGGAGAACCAAATAATGCTCAGGGAAACGAGTACTGTGTGACATGTAATAAGGATAATACATTATGGAATGATAACAAATGTAAAACGCTGTATCTTTTTGTATGTTATAAAG aaaaaaaaacaaacaatattaaatatgaattaattaaGGATAAAAAGAGCTGGTACGATGCTCAGACctactgcagagagaattaCATCGACCTGGTCAGTGTGAGGAACCAAACTGAGAATGATGAGATCAAGAAAGTCGctcaacatttaaaatgtgagGCGAGCCAGCAACCCACTAAAGATTGTGAAGAAAATATTTGGATCGGTCTGTTTAATGACTCCTGGAATTGGTCAGATCAGAGAAACTCCACATTCAGATACTGGAGCTCTGACAAACCCAGTGGAAGTTTGAACTGTTCTGCAGTGTCTGAGTCTGAGCAACGTTACTGGACTGATGTGGACTGCACAGAAAAACTCCCGTTCATCTGCCATGAGA ATAAACTGATCCTGATTAAGGAGAATAAGACCTGGAAAGAAGCTCTGATATACTGCAGGAACCATCATCATGACCTGGTCTCAGTTCGCTCTGAGGAGATGCAGCTCTGGGTGAAGGAAGTGACTCAAAACGCCTCCACTGAACACGTGTGGCTCGGCCTGCGTCACACCTGCGCTCTGGGCTTCTGGTACTGGGTGAATGGAGAGATGATCTGCTACCAGAACTGGGCTCCAGGTAACGGGACAGGATTGGAAGACTGCAGTCATGAGGAGAGAACAGGAGCAGTGCAGTCTAGAGGAGATCAGAAGTGGATCAGCCTGCCTCAGAGCCAAACACTCAACTTTATCTGCTCTACCTATGAAGGTTTGTCAGTGtag
- the LOC132839334 gene encoding macrophage mannose receptor 1-like isoform X2: protein MVHLISVTLLFSVCGTGAYIPHRYHFVNENKTWTEAQTYCRENYTDLATISNMGEMKKLNHTLMKENAKKAWIGLQRAVRGRWMWSLEDQTFYRDGVTYTNWNGGEPNNARGNEYCVTCNKDNTLWKDNQCESLYPFVCYEEKNTNTKKSLFINNNMSWYDAQTYCREKYTDLVSVRNQTENEEIMRVINVSGISDIWIGLFNDSWIWSDQRNSTFRYWRSDKPTGSLNCAAVSESEQRYWTDVDCTEKLPFICHENKLILIKENKTWKEALIYCRDHHHDLVSVRSEEMQLWVKEVTQNASTEHVWLGLRHTCALGFWYWVNGEMICYQYWAPGNGTGLEDCSHEERTGAVQSRGDQKWISLPQSQTLNFICSTYEGSSDVVPENKLKPLRQKDGRGR, encoded by the exons ATGGTTCATCTTATTTCAGTGACCCTGCTCTTCTCAG TATGTGGTACAGGAGCATATATTCCTCATCGCTATCACTTTGTGAATGAGAATAAAACCTGGACTGAAGCTCAGACTTATTGCAGAGAGAATTACACTGATCTGGCAACCATCAGCAACATGGGAGAGATGAAGAAGCTGAATCACACACTGATGAAGGAAAATGCAAAGAAAGCTTGGATTGGTCTTCAGAGAGCAGTACGTGGGAGATGGATGTGGTCTCTGGAAGACCAAACTTTCTACAGAGACGGAGTCACTTACACAAACTGGAATGGTGGGGAACCAAATAATGCTAGGGGAAACGAGTACTGTGTGACATGTAATAAGGATAATACATTATGGAAGGATAACCAATGTGAATCGTTGTATCCTTTTGTATGTTATGAAG aaaaaaacacaaacactaaaaaatctttatttattaataataatatgagcTGGTACGATGCTCAGACGTACTGCAGAGAGAAATACACCGACCTGGTCAGTGTGAGGAACCAAACTGAGAATGAGGAGATCATGAGGGTGATTAATGTTTCAGGCATTTCAGATATTTGGATCGGTCTGTTTAATGACTCCTGGATTTGGTCAGATCAGAGAAACTCCACATTCAGATACTGGAGATCTGACAAACCCACTGGAAGTTTGAACTGTGCTGCAGTGTCTGAGTCTGAGCAACGTTACTGGACTGATGTGGACTGCACAGAAAAACTCCCGTTCATCTGCCATGAGA ATAAACTGATCCTGATTAAGGAGAATAAGACCTGGAAAGAAGCTCTGATATACTGCAGGGACCATCATCATGACCTGGTCTCAGTTCGCTCTGAGGAGATGCAGCTCTGGGTGAAGGAAGTGACTCAAAACGCCTCCACTGAACACGTGTGGCTCGGCCTGCGTCACACCTGCGCTCTGGGCTTCTGGTACTGGGTGAATGGAGAGATGATCTGCTACCAGTACTGGGCTCCAGGTAACGGGACAGGATTGGAAGACTGCAGTCATGAGGAGAGAACAGGAGCAGTGCAGTCTAGAGGAGATCAGAAGTGGATCAGCCTGCCTCAGAGCCAAACACTCAACTTTATCTGCTCTACCTATGAAG GCAGCTCGGATGTTGTTCCTGAGAATAAACTGAAGCCCCTAAGGCAAAAGGATGGGAGGGGTAGATGA
- the LOC132839334 gene encoding macrophage mannose receptor 1-like isoform X1, protein MVHLISVTLLFSVVCGTGAYIPHRYHFVNENKTWTEAQTYCRENYTDLATISNMGEMKKLNHTLMKENAKKAWIGLQRAVRGRWMWSLEDQTFYRDGVTYTNWNGGEPNNARGNEYCVTCNKDNTLWKDNQCESLYPFVCYEEKNTNTKKSLFINNNMSWYDAQTYCREKYTDLVSVRNQTENEEIMRVINVSGISDIWIGLFNDSWIWSDQRNSTFRYWRSDKPTGSLNCAAVSESEQRYWTDVDCTEKLPFICHENKLILIKENKTWKEALIYCRDHHHDLVSVRSEEMQLWVKEVTQNASTEHVWLGLRHTCALGFWYWVNGEMICYQYWAPGNGTGLEDCSHEERTGAVQSRGDQKWISLPQSQTLNFICSTYEGSSDVVPENKLKPLRQKDGRGR, encoded by the exons ATGGTTCATCTTATTTCAGTGACCCTGCTCTTCTCAG TAGTATGTGGTACAGGAGCATATATTCCTCATCGCTATCACTTTGTGAATGAGAATAAAACCTGGACTGAAGCTCAGACTTATTGCAGAGAGAATTACACTGATCTGGCAACCATCAGCAACATGGGAGAGATGAAGAAGCTGAATCACACACTGATGAAGGAAAATGCAAAGAAAGCTTGGATTGGTCTTCAGAGAGCAGTACGTGGGAGATGGATGTGGTCTCTGGAAGACCAAACTTTCTACAGAGACGGAGTCACTTACACAAACTGGAATGGTGGGGAACCAAATAATGCTAGGGGAAACGAGTACTGTGTGACATGTAATAAGGATAATACATTATGGAAGGATAACCAATGTGAATCGTTGTATCCTTTTGTATGTTATGAAG aaaaaaacacaaacactaaaaaatctttatttattaataataatatgagcTGGTACGATGCTCAGACGTACTGCAGAGAGAAATACACCGACCTGGTCAGTGTGAGGAACCAAACTGAGAATGAGGAGATCATGAGGGTGATTAATGTTTCAGGCATTTCAGATATTTGGATCGGTCTGTTTAATGACTCCTGGATTTGGTCAGATCAGAGAAACTCCACATTCAGATACTGGAGATCTGACAAACCCACTGGAAGTTTGAACTGTGCTGCAGTGTCTGAGTCTGAGCAACGTTACTGGACTGATGTGGACTGCACAGAAAAACTCCCGTTCATCTGCCATGAGA ATAAACTGATCCTGATTAAGGAGAATAAGACCTGGAAAGAAGCTCTGATATACTGCAGGGACCATCATCATGACCTGGTCTCAGTTCGCTCTGAGGAGATGCAGCTCTGGGTGAAGGAAGTGACTCAAAACGCCTCCACTGAACACGTGTGGCTCGGCCTGCGTCACACCTGCGCTCTGGGCTTCTGGTACTGGGTGAATGGAGAGATGATCTGCTACCAGTACTGGGCTCCAGGTAACGGGACAGGATTGGAAGACTGCAGTCATGAGGAGAGAACAGGAGCAGTGCAGTCTAGAGGAGATCAGAAGTGGATCAGCCTGCCTCAGAGCCAAACACTCAACTTTATCTGCTCTACCTATGAAG GCAGCTCGGATGTTGTTCCTGAGAATAAACTGAAGCCCCTAAGGCAAAAGGATGGGAGGGGTAGATGA